One Lutra lutra chromosome 18, mLutLut1.2, whole genome shotgun sequence genomic window carries:
- the AMZ1 gene encoding archaemetzincin-1: MLQCRPAQEFSFGPRALKEALVSTDPTLQQSYVATFTPAERLFLAEAYNPQRTLFCSLLIRSAFDWLLSRPEAPEDFQTFHASLPARRLGQARKHIYLQPIDLSEGPGGSGLLEHLRNCTEAFFLGLQVRCLPSVAAASIHCCSRPSQDSDRLQLHTDGILSFLKNSKPGDALCVLGLTLSDLYPCEAWSFTFGKFLPGHEVGVCSFARFSGDLLPSGPRASDPALVEVATDDPVTPGQDGGPTVCFSALGMVQCCKVTCHELCHLLGLGNCRWLHCLMQGALSLDEALRRPLDLCPICLRKLQHILGFKLVDRYKRLYSWTQAGTRTRPSQDAGVASAADTLPGSTDSGLSCGSASEPGSSLSEPLTPDAGSHSFSVGPELEHEEGLGLLAIPESPPQLGPPCEAIEEHGQWLALCIQALEREVTEEELAQVDGAVDALAGWGMFTGQLPAPRPGLPCSRDGPGLRRVLGGTLSSLRRKLSTRRLARAGSSPCRWSAEEN; the protein is encoded by the exons ATGCTGCAGTGCAGGCCGGCCCAGGAGTTCAGCTTCGGCCCTCGGGCCCTGAAGGAGGCGCTGGTGTCCACTGACCCCACCCTGCAGCAGAGCTACGTGGCCACCTTCACCCCTGCTGAGAGGCTCTTCCTGGCCGAGGCCTACAACCCCCAGAGGACGctcttctgctccctgctcatccGCTCCGCCTTCGACTGGCTCCTCAGCCGCCCTGAGGCCCCTGAGGACTTCCAGACCTTCCACGCCTCCCTGCCGGCCCGGAGGCTGGGCCAGGCCCGCAAGCACATCTACTTACAGCCCATAG ATCTGAGCGAGGGTCCGGGGGGCAGCGGTTTGCTGGAGCACCTGAGGAACTGCACGGAGGCCTTCTTCTTGGGCTTGCAGGTCCGCTGCCTGCCCTCGGTGGCGGCCGCGTCCATTCACTGCTGCTCGCGTCCCAGCCAGGACTCGGACAGGCTCCAGCTGCACACAG ACGGCATCCTGTCTTTCCTGAAGAACAGCAAGCCGGGGGATGCGCTGTGCGTGCTGGGCCTCACGCTGTCCGACCTGTACCCTTGCGAGGCCTGGAGCTTCACTTTCGGCAAGTTCCTTCCAGGCCACG AGGTAGGCGTCTGCAGCTTTGCCCGGTTCTCGGGGGATCTCTTGCCATCGGGACCCCGCGCCTCTGATCCAGCCTTGGTGGAGGTGGCCACAGACGACCCTGTGACTCCCGGGCAGGACGGAGGCCCAACTGTGTGCTTCAGTGCCCTGGGGATGGTCCAGTGCTGCAag GTCACGTGTCATGAGCTCTGCCATCTCCTGGGGCTGGGGAACTGCCGCTGGCTGCACTGCCTCATGCAGGGGGCGCTCAGCCTGGACGAGGCCCTGCGGCGGCCCCTGGACCTCTGTCCCATCTGTCTGCGGAAGCTGCAGCACATCCTCGGCTTCAAGCTCGTCGACAGGTACAAG aGACTTTACTCCTGGACTCAAGCGGGGACGCGGACTCGGCCCAGCCAGGATGCGGGGGTGGCGTCCGCGGCGGATACCCTGCCGGGCAGCACAGACTCGGGTCTGAGCTGCGGGAGCGCGTCGGAGCCGGGCAGCAGCCTGTCGGAGCCCCTAACCCCTGACGCGGGGAGCCACAGCTTCTCCGTGGGGCCGGAGCTGGAGCACGAGGAGGGGCTGGGCTTGCTGGCCATCCCTGAGAGCCCGCCGCAGCTCGGACCCCCGTGCGAGGCCATCGAGGAGCACGGGCAGTGGCTGGCGCTGTGCATCCAGGCCCTGGAGCGGGAGGTGACAGAGGAGGAGCTGGCACAGGTGGACGGGGCGGTGGATGCCCTGGCCGGGTGGGGGATGTTCACGGGGCAGCTCCCCGCACCCCGGCCCGGCCTGCCCTGCAGCCGCGATGGCCCGGGGCTGCGCAGGGTCCTGGGGGGCACGCTCTCCTCCCTGCGGAGGAAGCTGAGCACGCGCAGACTGGCCAGGGCGGGGTCGTCCCCCTGTCGCTGGAGCGCGGAGGAGAATTAA